The window CGGTGGCGCCGGCCATCAGCGGGCGCCGTCCGGGATCGCCGTCATGCGCAGCCGCAGTTGCGCAGCACGGTGGCCAGGGCGTCCTGGGCCGGTCGCGTCGTCTGGCTGTTGACCCCGTTGGACACGAAGGCGAACGTCAGCACCCGGCCGTCGACGTCGAGGACCACCCCGGCCAGCGCGTAGGTCGATTCCAGCGATCCGGTCTTGGCCCGGACCCAGCCACGGCCACCGACCGACGCCGGGTCGCTCGGCTTGAACCGGGGGGCCAGCGTGCCGGACGCGCCCGCGATGGGAAGCCCGACGGTGAGGTCCCGCAAGCCGCCGGTGGAGGTCACCGATGCGGCCAGGACCTGTGCCAGCAACCGCGTCGGCACCTTGTCCAGGACCGACAGGCCCGAGGCGTCGGCGATGACGATGCCGGTGGTGTCGAAGCCGAGGTCCTCGAGGTTGATCTGCAGGGCGGCGGCGACCCCCTCAAACGAAGGCGCGGCCCCCATGGCGCGGGCCACCTCCCGGCCCAGCGCCTCGGCGAGGATGTTGTCGGAGTTCTCCAGGGCCTGCGCCAGCAGCACCGAGATGGGCTGAGAGGACACCTGGCCCAGGACCTCGGCGTCCTGCGGCGCCTGTCCGTCCTCGACGATCTCCACATCGGGCACACCCAGCGCCAGCGCCAACGCCTTGCCCGCGGTGAGCGCCGGGGTGCCGGTGCGACCGGAGTTCTCCAGTGCCGGCCGGAGCCGGTCACCGTCGACCATCAG is drawn from Nakamurella deserti and contains these coding sequences:
- the dacB gene encoding D-alanyl-D-alanine carboxypeptidase/D-alanyl-D-alanine-endopeptidase; this encodes MATKSRLPRQGLVIGLVAVLVVVLGVVGFLVLRPGGAADTTADGSGAGTGANAAGVVDPPVAMRPLSIGSLDTAAPSPSPAGVSSALAGVLASPAVASLSGYVIDPATGTVLFDQNSAAPQSPASTMKLITGAAVLTHLDPQSRLVTKVVQGDEPGTVVFVGGGDVTLSARAVGDDTVYPGAPTVTELAAQVLAKGVPVTRIVLDTSAWSGSDFADGWLTNDINDQNGQGFITRMSPLMVDGDRLRPALENSGRTGTPALTAGKALALALGVPDVEIVEDGQAPQDAEVLGQVSSQPISVLLAQALENSDNILAEALGREVARAMGAAPSFEGVAAALQINLEDLGFDTTGIVIADASGLSVLDKVPTRLLAQVLAASVTSTGGLRDLTVGLPIAGASGTLAPRFKPSDPASVGGRGWVRAKTGSLESTYALAGVVLDVDGRVLTFAFVSNGVNSQTTRPAQDALATVLRNCGCA